The Pongo abelii isolate AG06213 chromosome 20, NHGRI_mPonAbe1-v2.0_pri, whole genome shotgun sequence genome window below encodes:
- the PTGIR gene encoding prostacyclin receptor, producing MADSCRNLTYVRGSVGPATSTLMFVAGVVGNGLALGILSARRPARPSAFAVLVTGLAATDLLGTSFLSPAVFVAYARNSSLLGLARGGPALCDAFAFAMTFFGLASMLILFAMAVERCLALSHPYLYAQLDGPRCARLALPAIYAFCVLFCALPLLGLGQHQQYCPGSWCFLRMRWAQPGGAAFSLAYAGLVALLVAAIFLCNGSVTLSLCRMYRQQKRHQGSLGPRPRTGEDEVDHLILLALMTGVMAVCSLPLTIRCFTQAVAPDSSSEMGDLLAFRFYAFNPILDPWVFILFRKAVFQRLKLWVCCLCLGPAHGDSQTPLSQLASGRRDPRAPSAPVGKEGSWVPLSAWGEGQVAPLPLTQQSRGSAVGTSSKAEASVACSLC from the exons ATGGCGGATTCGTGCAGGAACCTCACCTACGTGCGGGGCTCGGTGGGGCCGGCCACCAGCACCCTGATGTTCGTGGCCGGCGTGGTGGGCAACGGGCTGGCCCTGGGCATCCTGAGCGCGCGGCGACCGGCACGTCCCTCGGCCTTCGCGGTGCTGGTCACCGGGCTGGCGGCCACCGACCTGCTGGGCACCAGCTTCCTGAGCCCGGCCGTGTTCGTGGCCTATGCGCGCAACAGCTCCCTGCTGGGCCTGGCCCGAGGCGGCCCCGCGCTGTGCGATGCCTTCGCCTTCGCCATGACCTTCTTCGGCCTGGCGTCCATGCTCATCCTCTTCGCCATGGCCGTGGAGCGCTGCCTGGCGCTGAGCCACCCCTACCTCTACGCGCAACTGGATGGGCCCCGCTGCGCCCGCCTGGCCCTGCCAGCCATCTACGCCTTCTGCGTCCTCTTCTGCGCGCTGCCCCTGCTGGGCCTGGGCCAACACCAGCAGTACTGCCCCGGCAGCTGGTGCTTCCTCCGCATGCGCTGGGCCCAGCCGGGCGGCGCTGCCTTCTCTCTGGCCTACGCTGGCCTGGTGGCCCTGCTGGTGGCTGCCATCTTCCTGTGCAACGGCTCGGTCACCCTCAGCCTCTGCCGCATGTACCGCCAGCAGAAGCGCCACCAGGGCTCTCTGGGTCCACGCCCGCGCACCGGAGAGGACGAGGTGGACCACCTGATCCTGCTGGCCCTCATGACGGGGGTCATGGCCGTGTGCTCCCTGCCTCTCACG ATCCGCTGCTTCACCCAGGCCGTCGCCCCTGACAGCAGCAGTGAGATGGGGGACCTCCTTGCCTTCCGCTTCTACGCCTTCAACCCCATCCTGGACCCCTGGGTCTTCATCCTTTTCCGCAAGGCTGTCTTCCAGCGACTCAAGCTCTGGGTCTGCTGCCTGTGCCTCGGGCCTGCCCACGGCGACTCGCAGACACCCCTTTCCCAGCTCGCCTCAGGGAGAAGGGACCCAAGGGCCCCCTCTGCTCCTGTGGGAAAAGAGGGGAGCTGGGTGCCTTTGTCGGCTTGGGGCGAGGGGCAGGTGGCGCCCTTGCCTCTCACACAGCAGTCCAGAGGCAGCGCCGTGGGAACGTCGTCCAAAGCAGAAGCCAGCGTCGCCTGTTCCCTCTGCTGA
- the GNG8 gene encoding guanine nucleotide-binding protein G(I)/G(S)/G(O) subunit gamma-8 yields MSNNMAKIAEARKTVEQLKLEVNIDRMKVSQAAAELLAFCETHAKDDPLVTPVPAAENPFRDKRLFCVLL; encoded by the exons ATGTCCAACAACATGGCCAAGATTGCCGAGGCCCGCAAGACGGTGGAACAGCTGAAGCTGGAGGTGAACATCGACCGCATGAAG GTGTCGCAGGCAGCAGCCGAACTCCTGGCTTTCTGCGAGACGCATGCCAAAGATGACCCGCTGGTGACGCCAGTACCCGCCGCGGAGAACCCCTTCCGCGACAAGCGCCTCTTTTGTGTTCTGCTCTGA